From Bicyclus anynana chromosome 7, ilBicAnyn1.1, whole genome shotgun sequence, the proteins below share one genomic window:
- the LOC112043725 gene encoding protein PFF0380w-like isoform X1: MNIMNIKFICISLVTLALILNVNGKRPKKKRISLEATESTPQPNVVTYSTFGFKDVGAYEGFVPSSPDYATYLTGNSRDSSTRLYAPAFPSSIDTTGLGSFYDPQPDASSHTISSDGFETHVKPYQPVSMNFFTSQSYDTNGEQNKNTGTKDVYDFNNFDSNSPIYGTKLSSKGKIKNFGNVNSTDYNIFNSVSSAINGNTADTDNVSNNNYYPQVSPGQSDAEKSVKGSLDTTQLKFPKVVDFTNIKNYYPTSVESKFTESMHKPYHLDIFNNGVSNVHLNPSYGSLDNNKFNTKDKEEQPYSDKWNFKNEKINSFIKTDEKTIPEVNSLKNEDVSENYPINFNNFKKNKFKHDYKDKVKNKQWNTGVENNVNKHGNSMKGYEYSTNYSNTSFKYDSELPKRPFNSSIDEIVPASSNLDFVDYQIPDKEYSSSYKTSNIKSVYNFDNDNIFSVSKNKYKLPEDNFNGFKSSFTTPATTSHWGSIFKDTEFSSFKSHPKKPSFNDELNDDIVHIPKRQPSLDFEKYFENKPSDWGFLDSYKPYKPVKSRDQYDWTTKELNNRYKSEEDLLGLRNHDTSHPSYVPSFKPNYNFDEDVDYKKLAAKWKQNFLKAKYRDSIREYESFASEPKPVHVPLPKPYPIEVPHPVVVPVPQPYPVRVPIPKPVAVPVIRELTVPVEKPVPYPVIKKVPYPIEKPVPVPVIKQVRVPVIKPYPVHIPQIRPVFHHTKPHEERDTDPYEEDYVPRPDPDRPYNKRQKNSRKRPSSNPKRPSRAPYQDRSRRKNPNRRPSSYQDQRQRRPYRNMDSSEYRSPHRYRDEFDDYDSDSDFERYCKRTGKC, from the exons ATGAACATCATGAATATCAAGTTTATCTGCATATCACTAGTGACGCTAGCCTTGATTCTGAACGTTAACGGGAAGAGGCCCAAGAAGAAACGCATAAGTCTCGAAGCTACCGAATCAACCCCACAACCCAATGTTGTGACATACTCGACTTTTGGATTTAAAGATGTTGGAGCATACGAAGGATTTGTGCCCAGTTCGCCTGACTATGCCACTTACTTGACTGGCAATAGCCGAGATTCTTCGACGCGGTTGTACGCGCCAGCTTTCCCATCATCTATAGATACAACGGGACTAGGAAGTTTCTACGATCCTCAACCAGATGCATCTTCGCACACCATTTCTAGTGATGGATTTGAAACTCACGTGAAACCTTACCAACCTGTATCCATGAACTTTTTTACATCACAAAGTTACGATACAAACGGTGAACAAAACAAGAATACTGGAACAAAAGATGTATATGATTTCAATAATTTCGACAGTAATTCTCCTATTTATGGAACGAAACTAAGTTCtaaaggtaaaattaaaaacttcgGTAATGTAAATTCAACGGATTATAACATTTTCAATAGTGTTTCTTCAGCTATAAATGGTAATACAGCAGACACGGATAacgtaagtaataataattattatcctcAAGTGTCACCCGGGCAATCCGATGCTGAAAAATCGGTAAAGGGGTCTTTGGATACTACACAATTAAAATTTCCCAAGGTAGTTGattttactaatataaaaaattattaccCAACAAGCGTAGAGTCAAAGTTTACAGAATCAATGCATAAACCATACCACTTAGACATATTTAATAACGGAGTTAGTAACGTACATTTAAATCCTTCATATGGATCAttggataataataaatttaatactaaagaTAAGGAAGAGCAGCCGTATAGTGATAAATGGAACTTTAAGAATGAGAAAATTAATTCCTTTATAAAAACAGATGAGAAAACTATACCAGAagtaaattcattaaaaaatgaaGATGTCTCTGAAAATTATCCGATTAACTTTAACAACTTTAAAAAGAACAAGTTCAAACATGATTACAaagataaagttaaaaataagcaATGGAATACGGGTGTcgaaaataatgttaataaacacGGCAATTCAATGAAAGGGTATGAGTATTCTACAAACTATAGTAATACTAGTTTTAAGTATGACTCTGAATTGCCGAAAAGACCTTTCAATAGTAGCATAGATGAAATTGTCCCCGCCAGCAGTAATCTCGATTTCGTTGATTATCAAATTCCGGATAAAGAATACTCTTCATCCTATAAAACATCAAATATTAAATCTGTGTATAATTTTGATAACGACAACATATTTTCTGTatctaaaaacaaatataaattaccAGAAGATAACTTTAATGGCTTTAAAAGTTCATTTACAACACCTGCAACGACCTCGCATTGGGGAAGTATATTTAAGGACACCGAGTTTTCTTCTTTCAAAAGTCATCCCAAAAAACCTTCGTTCAATGACGAACTCAATGATGACATCGTACATATCCCAAAGCGACAACCGAGCCTCGACTTTGAGAAGTACTTTGAAAATAAACCAAGTGATTGGGGTTTTCTTGATAGCTATAAACCGTATAAACCTGTAAAAAGTAGAGATCAGTACGATTGGACGACAAAAGAACTGAACAATAGATATAAATCCGAAGAAGATTTGTTGGGGCTAAGGAATCACGACACATCGCATCCCTCCTACGTGCCATCCTTCAAGCCAAATTACAACTTTGACGAAGATGTCGATTACAAAAAGCTCGCCGCAAAATGGAAGCAGAACTTCCTGAAGGCGAAATACAGAGACTCCATACGTGAATACGAATCATTTGCATCAGAACCGAAACCAGTTCACGTTCCACTTCCGAAACCTTACCCG ATAGAAGTTCCACATCCGGTTGTAGTACCGGTGCCGCAGCCATATCCGGTTAGAGTACCGATTCCAAAACCAGTCGCCGTGCCGGTTATTCGTGAACTAACCGTGCCGGTTGAGAAGCCCGTGCCGTACCCGGTCATCAAAAAGGTCCCTTATCCTATAGAGAAGCCTGTACCGGTACCTGTTATAAAACAG GTTCGAGTACCAGTGATAAAACCATATCCAGTGCACATTCCACAAATCCGACCAGTGTTCCACCACACTAAACCTCACGAGGAAAGGGATACAGATCCCTATGAAGAGGACTATGTTCCGCGACCAGACCCTGACCGGCCATATAACAAACGACAAAAGAA TTCTCGCAAGCGTCCATCATCCAACCCCAAGCGACCATCGCGCGCTCCATACCAAGATCGCAGTAGAAGAAAAAATCCTAATCGGCGACCTTCCAGCTACCAAGACCAGAGACAAAGAAGACCATATAGGAATATGGATTCCTCTGAATACCGTTCTCCCCATAGATACCGGGACGAATTTGATGACTATGACAGTGATAGTGATTTTGAGCGTTATTGCAAAAGAACTGGTAAATGTTAA
- the LOC112043725 gene encoding putative uncharacterized protein DDB_G0282133 isoform X2 translates to MNIMNIKFICISLVTLALILNVNGKRPKKKRISLEATESTPQPNVVTYSTFGFKDVGAYEGFVPSSPDYATYLTGNSRDSSTRLYAPAFPSSIDTTGLGSFYDPQPDASSHTISSDGFETHVKPYQPVSMNFFTSQSYDTNGEQNKNTGTKDVYDFNNFDSNSPIYGTKLSSKGKIKNFGNVNSTDYNIFNSVSSAINGNTADTDNVSNNNYYPQVSPGQSDAEKSVKGSLDTTQLKFPKVVDFTNIKNYYPTSVESKFTESMHKPYHLDIFNNGVSNVHLNPSYGSLDNNKFNTKDKEEQPYSDKWNFKNEKINSFIKTDEKTIPEVNSLKNEDVSENYPINFNNFKKNKFKHDYKDKVKNKQWNTGVENNVNKHGNSMKGYEYSTNYSNTSFKYDSELPKRPFNSSIDEIVPASSNLDFVDYQIPDKEYSSSYKTSNIKSVYNFDNDNIFSVSKNKYKLPEDNFNGFKSSFTTPATTSHWGSIFKDTEFSSFKSHPKKPSFNDELNDDIVHIPKRQPSLDFEKYFENKPSDWGFLDSYKPYKPVKSRDQYDWTTKELNNRYKSEEDLLGLRNHDTSHPSYVPSFKPNYNFDEDVDYKKLAAKWKQNFLKAKYRDSIREYESFASEPKPVHVPLPKPYPVRVPVIKPYPVHIPQIRPVFHHTKPHEERDTDPYEEDYVPRPDPDRPYNKRQKNSRKRPSSNPKRPSRAPYQDRSRRKNPNRRPSSYQDQRQRRPYRNMDSSEYRSPHRYRDEFDDYDSDSDFERYCKRTGKC, encoded by the exons ATGAACATCATGAATATCAAGTTTATCTGCATATCACTAGTGACGCTAGCCTTGATTCTGAACGTTAACGGGAAGAGGCCCAAGAAGAAACGCATAAGTCTCGAAGCTACCGAATCAACCCCACAACCCAATGTTGTGACATACTCGACTTTTGGATTTAAAGATGTTGGAGCATACGAAGGATTTGTGCCCAGTTCGCCTGACTATGCCACTTACTTGACTGGCAATAGCCGAGATTCTTCGACGCGGTTGTACGCGCCAGCTTTCCCATCATCTATAGATACAACGGGACTAGGAAGTTTCTACGATCCTCAACCAGATGCATCTTCGCACACCATTTCTAGTGATGGATTTGAAACTCACGTGAAACCTTACCAACCTGTATCCATGAACTTTTTTACATCACAAAGTTACGATACAAACGGTGAACAAAACAAGAATACTGGAACAAAAGATGTATATGATTTCAATAATTTCGACAGTAATTCTCCTATTTATGGAACGAAACTAAGTTCtaaaggtaaaattaaaaacttcgGTAATGTAAATTCAACGGATTATAACATTTTCAATAGTGTTTCTTCAGCTATAAATGGTAATACAGCAGACACGGATAacgtaagtaataataattattatcctcAAGTGTCACCCGGGCAATCCGATGCTGAAAAATCGGTAAAGGGGTCTTTGGATACTACACAATTAAAATTTCCCAAGGTAGTTGattttactaatataaaaaattattaccCAACAAGCGTAGAGTCAAAGTTTACAGAATCAATGCATAAACCATACCACTTAGACATATTTAATAACGGAGTTAGTAACGTACATTTAAATCCTTCATATGGATCAttggataataataaatttaatactaaagaTAAGGAAGAGCAGCCGTATAGTGATAAATGGAACTTTAAGAATGAGAAAATTAATTCCTTTATAAAAACAGATGAGAAAACTATACCAGAagtaaattcattaaaaaatgaaGATGTCTCTGAAAATTATCCGATTAACTTTAACAACTTTAAAAAGAACAAGTTCAAACATGATTACAaagataaagttaaaaataagcaATGGAATACGGGTGTcgaaaataatgttaataaacacGGCAATTCAATGAAAGGGTATGAGTATTCTACAAACTATAGTAATACTAGTTTTAAGTATGACTCTGAATTGCCGAAAAGACCTTTCAATAGTAGCATAGATGAAATTGTCCCCGCCAGCAGTAATCTCGATTTCGTTGATTATCAAATTCCGGATAAAGAATACTCTTCATCCTATAAAACATCAAATATTAAATCTGTGTATAATTTTGATAACGACAACATATTTTCTGTatctaaaaacaaatataaattaccAGAAGATAACTTTAATGGCTTTAAAAGTTCATTTACAACACCTGCAACGACCTCGCATTGGGGAAGTATATTTAAGGACACCGAGTTTTCTTCTTTCAAAAGTCATCCCAAAAAACCTTCGTTCAATGACGAACTCAATGATGACATCGTACATATCCCAAAGCGACAACCGAGCCTCGACTTTGAGAAGTACTTTGAAAATAAACCAAGTGATTGGGGTTTTCTTGATAGCTATAAACCGTATAAACCTGTAAAAAGTAGAGATCAGTACGATTGGACGACAAAAGAACTGAACAATAGATATAAATCCGAAGAAGATTTGTTGGGGCTAAGGAATCACGACACATCGCATCCCTCCTACGTGCCATCCTTCAAGCCAAATTACAACTTTGACGAAGATGTCGATTACAAAAAGCTCGCCGCAAAATGGAAGCAGAACTTCCTGAAGGCGAAATACAGAGACTCCATACGTGAATACGAATCATTTGCATCAGAACCGAAACCAGTTCACGTTCCACTTCCGAAACCTTACCCG GTTCGAGTACCAGTGATAAAACCATATCCAGTGCACATTCCACAAATCCGACCAGTGTTCCACCACACTAAACCTCACGAGGAAAGGGATACAGATCCCTATGAAGAGGACTATGTTCCGCGACCAGACCCTGACCGGCCATATAACAAACGACAAAAGAA TTCTCGCAAGCGTCCATCATCCAACCCCAAGCGACCATCGCGCGCTCCATACCAAGATCGCAGTAGAAGAAAAAATCCTAATCGGCGACCTTCCAGCTACCAAGACCAGAGACAAAGAAGACCATATAGGAATATGGATTCCTCTGAATACCGTTCTCCCCATAGATACCGGGACGAATTTGATGACTATGACAGTGATAGTGATTTTGAGCGTTATTGCAAAAGAACTGGTAAATGTTAA